CAGTTCGAAGCACTGCGAATCGAGACAGGTTGGTTCCAATCCCATGGATCTGCACCACGCGACCAAAATCTCCCTACACCCTAGCGCCGGAAGAACGAATCGAGGTGGGGAATGGCGGAGCTCACCTTGCAAACTGCCTTGCCTCCGCCGCTTCCTTCGTCGTCGGTCGCCTGGAGCTCCGCCACACGCTTCGTCGTCGCCCGCCTGGAGTCCCGCCGCGCGTGGAGGCCGAAGTCCCGAACGCACCCGCCTGGAGCTCCGCCACGCGCTTCGCTTCGTCGTCGCCCGCCTGTTCTTCTCTCTCCTAGGTCGACGGTTGGAGGCCTGTCCTTTGCCTCGCAGCCGAGCGAGTGttattttgcactttctctCACATCAGATTCATTTTGCACGCCCGGTATGCATGGTCGATTGGAGATGATGCCTCACGCTACAGTGCACCCGACCCAGGCATTTTGCCTTTGCATGTCCCGTTGCATACTCGGTTGGAGTCAGCCTGATCAAGTGTGAGCTACCTTCCTTACGGATGTCGTATTGAAAACCATCTGGGGTTGGCTCTACATTCAAGGACCTATCCGACACCAACTGCACGAGTAATATTGATAAACTAGTGCACACCTCTCATTTGATACATGAGTCATGACAACTAAATACATCATTTGTTTTTCTTAGGTAGCATCAGCAGTAGCAGTGTTGCTGCACCCACGGCGTCCTGTCAGCATCCAAGGCAAGGGGAAATGCCTTCCAGGCCGATGCGTGAACTCGCTCCCGTCCTCCCCAGCGactcagccgccgccgccgccgcctctgctgcCACCGTGCTCTCCATCCTCCGCGGGGCTGACCCTGACCGCCTTCTCCCTGCGGCCGGCATCGCCCCAACGCCCACCATACTCCAGCACCTCCGCCCCGCGCTCCCCACCCTCCCCGACCTCGCGATCCCCGCCCTTGCCCGCTGggccggcgccgccaccgccgtctcCCTCCTCGCCTCCCGCGGCCTCTTCGCCGCCGCCTGGCGCTTCCTCTTGCTTCAATCTCCTTCCTCCCCGCCGCCTCCCCTCGCCGCGTTCGCCTCGCTCCTCCGCCGCTACGCGCGCCTCGGGCGCACCACCGCCGCAGTCCGCGCGTTCCGCTTCCTGCGCTGCAACCCCGACCGGTACACTGTCAACAACGATGGCAATGGCGATGATGGCTCATCGTCTGCCGCAGAGGTCTCCCCGTTGATCCTGGCCGTCGACGCGCTCTGCAAGGAGGGCCACCCGCGTGCCGCGGCGCAGCTCATCGAGCAGCTCCGGCGCGAGGACCCTGGGTGGGCTCCCGACGTGCGGATCTACAACGTCCTACTCAACGGATGGTCCCGTCTGCGCCGGCTTGACAAGGTGGAGAAGCTTTGGGTGGCGATGCGCCACGCGGGCGTGCGGCCGACGGTGGTCACATACGGGACCCTCATCGATGCGCACTGCGTCATGCGGCGGCCTGACCAGGCCATGGGGCTCCTTGACCAGATGAGGGAGGAGGGGGTCGAGGCCAATCTGCTCACCTGCAACCCCATCGTGTATGCCCTTGCGCAGGCAGGCCGTTTCGGGGACGCCCACAAGGTGCTCGAGAAATTCCCCCTCTACCGTGTTGCGCCGAATATCTCGACATTTAACTCCCTCGTCTTGGGCTACTGCAAGCACGGTGACCTTGCTGGGGCTAGTAGAGTGCTCAAGGCGATGCTGGGGCGGGGCATTTCGCCAACAGCAAGGACATACAACTACTTTTTTATGGTCTTTGCGAGGAATTGCAGTATTGAGTTGGGGATGAATCTCTACAGCAAGATGGTCAGCAATGGCTATGCGCCAGACCGTCTCACTTACCACCTCCTCATCAAGATGTTGTGCGAAGCGAACCGGCTTGAATTAACACTGCAAATGCTCCAGGAGATGAGAAATAGTGGTTTTGAGCCGGATATtgcgaccagcaccatgctgatacATTTGCTCTGCCGGTGCCATCAGTTTGAGGAGGCTTTTGCGGAGTTTGAGCATATGTTTGAGAGAGGGATTGTGCCCCAGTATATCACTTACCGGATGCTTATGAAAGAGCTCAAGCGGCTTGGTTTAGTCAAATTGGTACAGAAGTTGACAGATCTAATGCGTTCAGTACCACATTCCACAAAGTTACCCGGCAGTTACAGGGACAAGGAAGGAGATGATGCTATAGAGAAGAAGAAAACAATATTGCAGAAAGCCCAGGCCGTTTCAGATGTTTTGAAGGAGCGTAAAGATCCGAAGAAACAGCACGAGCTCAAAAATCCTGAAGAAACTGATGTCCAGGTTGCAGATAGGATTGTAGCCAACATTAGGAGAAGAGTATATGGAGACGTCTCTAGGATGGGGCCATCTGTTTCGTGAGCATTGAGTTTTATTGTGTATACTTATCAATATTAATTGCATGACGATGGGTTTAGCAGTCGGTTGCATTATTCATCTGAAAATATGATCATCTAAGCAACTCTTACATGCTCCATATATCTTGAAAAAGGTAATACTAGTAGATTGTGACGCAGGCCCGCAGATCAACTGTTTAATGATTGTTTGCCTCATCTGATTGTTGTAGAGAATCACCGTGACAAGACGGCAAATTTCTGTGACTATGCTATCCCTTTTTGTTTATGTTCGTAGTTTTATTTACCGAGGCCTGTTTGGTTTGGGCCCCCACCAACCTAGTTTTATTTCTATGACTATGCTATCCCATATATGTCAGTAGAAGCTATGTTCTGAGTACAATCATTTTTTGTGTCCTGGCCATGTTTGTTTAGAGTTTCAGGGCATAGCCCCCGCCTTACTTATTAAAAGACAGATAACAGGTTCAGTTTACAGCATCGTTTGTTGTTGCCGGCTTGCGGCTATCGAAAATCAGGCTGGGAAAGCAGGGGAGCAAAAGGAGCAAAGCAAGGTATATTTAAGTGCCTGATGGCATCTTTTTACTGACAGGAGGTAGCACTGATTTCTGGATCTATCACGGTTGTGGAACCCACGTGGATCTCAGAGTAGCGCATCATTGGTTAATCATGTTTATCTGTTTGTCATCGAACAATACAGTATGGGAATATGTTTGGTGTCTAGAGCCAATCCGTAGATAGAAACTCTGGGTAGTATAAGGAGAACAGATGTGAACTCTCTTTCAAAACCAGTAGAACTGTAAACTCAAATCTGAAACCAATTTGAACAGGAGCAGGCCTTTTGTTCTCAATGGCCCAGTTTTGACCAGCATACATCACAATTCACAAAGACTGGGGACAGAGGAAACCGCTGAAGGACGACGATCTGGTCAACGTGGGCCAAAATGTCCTGTGCGGATCCACCAAAGCTTTGTGGGATCTCAGGTTCACTGCAGGCTCAGActtgagggggggggggggggggagactGGAGAGACTAGAAAGAGATCCCAGAGCGGGACAAGATTTGGTATCCTGCTGGAGGCACATGGTAGGTTGGCTTTGGGTTGAAGCCAGAGAGACCAGTAGTCAGTTCAAATTCACACTGTCACTCATCACATGCGCAGCATGCATGACCATACCATCCCAGCAAGCAAACAAGCAGAGTGTCACCTACTCTACTCAACAAGGCAATCAAGCTGGAGCTCCTTTTCCTTATAAACCAGCTCGCTACCCCAGTGCAGAGGCACTAGTCTGATCTGACTCTTCTTGGCCTTGGCAAGCTCCCAGCTCCAGCTTGGTGCCAGTGCCTGCTCTGAAGCAGAGCAAGATGGGCAGGAGAGCTCAGCCATCTGCGTCGCTCCTGCCCTTCTCCCTGGGGCTGGTGCTCCTCTACTTCACCGCAGGTAAGCTCAAGTTCATTTCTACCAGTAGGCGATCCAGCACTGGTTGTTCTTCCCTAGGGCTTAGTTCGAGCTGATTGTTTCTATCTGAGATTTCGTTTCTGGTCAGTAAGTAGGAGGATGAGCAACTGAGCACTCTGTGCTTCCCCCTTGGTTCTTGGATCTCTGAATCCCACTTCCTGCCAAACCTTTTCCTGCTGTTTTTCAGAAAGTCGTAATGCTGTGGGCACACTAGCTCATCTAGATTTAGCCTGAAAAGGGTAGGCAGTTTCTGACTTCCTGTAGCTT
The sequence above is drawn from the Panicum hallii strain FIL2 chromosome 7, PHallii_v3.1, whole genome shotgun sequence genome and encodes:
- the LOC112898810 gene encoding pentatricopeptide repeat-containing protein At5g11310, mitochondrial-like: MPSRPMRELAPVLPSDSAAAAAASAATVLSILRGADPDRLLPAAGIAPTPTILQHLRPALPTLPDLAIPALARWAGAATAVSLLASRGLFAAAWRFLLLQSPSSPPPPLAAFASLLRRYARLGRTTAAVRAFRFLRCNPDRYTVNNDGNGDDGSSSAAEVSPLILAVDALCKEGHPRAAAQLIEQLRREDPGWAPDVRIYNVLLNGWSRLRRLDKVEKLWVAMRHAGVRPTVVTYGTLIDAHCVMRRPDQAMGLLDQMREEGVEANLLTCNPIVYALAQAGRFGDAHKVLEKFPLYRVAPNISTFNSLVLGYCKHGDLAGASRVLKAMLGRGISPTARTYNYFFMVFARNCSIELGMNLYSKMVSNGYAPDRLTYHLLIKMLCEANRLELTLQMLQEMRNSGFEPDIATSTMLIHLLCRCHQFEEAFAEFEHMFERGIVPQYITYRMLMKELKRLGLVKLVQKLTDLMRSVPHSTKLPGSYRDKEGDDAIEKKKTILQKAQAVSDVLKERKDPKKQHELKNPEETDVQVADRIVANIRRRVYGDVSRMGPSVS